From the genome of Thermaerobacter marianensis DSM 12885:
CCCCGGCGGAACGCCCGGCAGCAGGGCGACCTGGGGCACGCCCAGCCGGGGGTGGGGTACGACCAGCACCGGGCAGCCGTAGACCCGGCGGAGCACGTCGGCCCGGATCACCTGGGCGGGCTCCCCCGCCGCCGCCACCCGGCCGTCCTGCAACAGCACCAGTCGCTGGCAGTAGAGGGCGGCCAGGTTCAGGTCGTGCAGCACGGCCACCAGGGTGAGACCCAGGCCACGCCGCAGCCCGTCCAGCAGGTCCATGATCTCCACCTGGTGGCGCAGGTCCAGGTGGCTGGTGGGTTCGTCCAGCAGCAGGACCACCGGCTCTTGGGCCAGAGCCCGGGCCAGCACCGCCTTCTGCCGCTGGCCGGCGCTCAAGGTCTCCAGGGGCCGGTCCGCCAGGGGATCAAGGCCTACCCAGGCGAGGGCCCGGGCCACCACCTCCCGGTCCCGGGGACCTTCCCAGGACCACATCCCTTGAAGATGCGGTGTGCGCCCCAACGCCACGTACTCCGCCACGGTCAGCCCGGTGACGGGTCCCGGCTCCACGCCGGCCACGGCCATGCGCCGCGCCCGCTGCGAAGGGCGCCAAGCGGACAGCGCCGTCCCTTCCAGGTACACCGCGCCACCCCAGGGCTCGAGGAAACCCGTCAGGGCGCGCAGCAGGGTGGTCTTGCCCGATCCGTTGGGGCCGGCCACGGCCAGCCACTCCCCGCGGTGGACCTCCAAGGTCACGCCGTCCAGCACGGGGTCGGCCGCGTACCCCACCCGCACGCCCCGCACCTCCAGGGCAAAGCCCACGGACCCACCCCCTTCTCGCCGCCCCCCGGAGGGGGCCGCTCTCCAGCGCACGGACCCGCCGGAGCGGCGTTGGCTTCACCGCCCGCCCCGGGCCGCCAGGCGGAGTGCGCCCGCACGCCGCCGGTCCCGCGCCACCGCGGCGGGCGCGGCGGGCCTGCGGCGCCGAAGCATCGCATCCAAGCCTGGCCACTTCAGGCCGTCCGTCAACCGGTCCAGGGGTCGTGGCCCCCGGCGTTCCGACGCAGCAGCCACAGGAACCAGGGCGCCCCGGCCAGGGCCGTGATCACGCCCACGGGCAGCTCGGCTGGGGCCAGGACCACCCGCGCCACGGTGTCGCAGGCGATCATCACGGTGGCACCGGCCAGGACGGCTCCCGGCAGGAGGCGCCGGTGGTCCGCCCCGACCAACATCCGCACGGCGTGGGGCACGATCAGCCCGACGAAGCCGATGATCCCGCTGACGCTCACGGCGGTGGCCGCCAGCAGCGACCCGGCCACCAGCAGCCGCCGCTTGACCGCCTCCACGTCGATGCCCAGGTGGTGGGCCGCCTCTTCTCCCAGCCACAGGGCGTTGAGGGCCCGGGCCTGGGCGGCCAGCACAGAAAGCCCTACACCGGCCGCCAATGCCACGACGCCCACGTCGCGCCAGCCGGCGCCCGACAGGCCGCCCAGCAGCCAGAAGACGATGGGCCGCAGCCGCTCACCGCTTAGGTACACCAGCAGGGAGACCACGGCGCCCAGCAGCGACGCCACCGCCACCCCGGCCAGCAGCAGCGTGCCCACGGCCAGCCGCCCGCCCACCCGGGCCAGCCGGCCGACCGCCACCACGGCGCCCAGGGCACCGGCGAAGGCGAAGGCGGGAACCAGACCGTAACCCAGGATCCCGGCCAGGACCCGGGCGCCGGCGACGGCCCACGCCGCCAGCTCCCCGGCACCCGCCGTACCGGCGGCCGCCCCTGCGGCCCCGGCCGCCGCGGACGCCCCGGTGGCGGAGCCGGCCGCCGCACCCCCACCGCCCGTCAGCCCGGGGGCGATCGCCAAGACCAGGTATGCGACGGCCGCCCCCAGGGCCCCGCCACTGGAGACGCCGAGCACGTACGGATCCGCCATGGGGTTGCGAAACAGCGTCTGAAAGGCGCTGCCCGCTGCTGCCAGGGACGCCCCCACCAGCCCCGCCAGCAGCACCCGCGGCAGCCGGATGTCCAGCAGGATCCGGGCGGCGGGCGATGCCTCGCCGTCGCCGGCCCCCGTGACCAGGCCTGCCGCCCCCCGGATCAGCACCCGCACCACCTCGGCCGGCGGCACCGCCACCGCGCCGAGCCCCGTGGCCAGCACGATGGCGAGCCCCAGGGCCGCCGCCAGGAGCAACAAGGTGCCGGACCTGCGCCGGGCCGTACCGCGCCGGCGCACGCCTTCACGGCCCGCGCCGCATCGTGAGGGGCTGCGGCCGGGGCGGGCCGGCGCAGCTTCCGGCCCGCCCCCCGCTGCCGCCAGCCGGCTGCCCGGGCCGCCCCGGCCAGTGGCCGGTTCGTCCGCCCGCGCCGTCGCCGCCCGCCGCCCTGGCCCCTTCGTGGCGGCCACGGTGGGCCCCGACCTCACTGGAACCGGTCGGGGTAGAACCACCGCGCCAGCTGTTCCAGGCCCTCCACCAGGCGCGGCCCCGGCCGGCTGATCAGGTTGTCGTCGATGACGTAGATGCGCCCTTCCTTGACGGCCGTGATGCCCTCCCAGCCCTGCCGCCGCTTTTCCTTCAGCTCCTTGTAGGACGTCTCCAGGGACGCGGGCACCACGATGACCTGGGGATCCTGGCGCACCACCTCTTCCAGGCTGATCTGGGGCCAGGCCTGGCCCGTCCCCTCGGCCACGTTGATGCCGCCGGCGGTGACGATGACATCGTGGATGAAGCCGCCGGGCCCCACGGTCATCAGCGGGTCGTTCCACACCTCATAGAAGACCCGCACCCGCTGCTCCGCGGGGATCCCCGCCACCCTCTGCCGCACGGCGTCGATGCGGGCCCGCATGTCCTCGACCACTCGGGCCGCGCCGTCCTGGGCGTCGACCAGTTCGCCGATGCGCTGGATGCGGTCCAGCACTTCGTCCACGGTCTTGGGCTGGATCACCGCCACGGGGATCCCCAGTTCCTCCAGCTTCTTGACCTGGTCCTCGGTGCCGCCGATGGTGAGGGCCAGGTCGGGCTTGAGGGCCACGATCTGCTCGTAGTTCGTGTCGGTGAGACCGCCCAGCTTGGGCAGGTCCTTGACCTCGGCCGGGAAGTCGCTGAAGGAGTCGACCCCCACCACCCGGTCCCCGGCACCGATGGCGAACAGGATCTCGGTGTTGCTGGGCGCCAGGGAGATGATCCGCTCGGGCCGGGCCTCCAGGGTCACCTGCCGGCCGGCGTCGTCGGTGAAGGTGTAGGGATACGCGGTGTGGGCCGCCGCGCCGGCCTCGCCCGCCGGCGCCTGGCCGGACGAACCGGCCGGGCTGCCGCCGCTGCCGCCGGGGGCGGAGCCCGCACCGCCGCACCCCGCCAACGCCAGGGCCAGGATCAGAAGGGTGGCCACCAGGGCCAGGCCGCGGCGGCCCCTCAGCAAGGCTTGCAGGCTTCGTCCCATGGTCCACCGTGTCCGCATCCGGCACCCTCTCCCTCCAGCGGCGGACTGAGGATCCTCCGCCGGGTCGAAGTTCCCATTTCGTCGAGTCGTCGAGAATGGCCGTCATCCCATGGCCGTCCGCCCAGGGATGCCATAAAAAGGAAAGCCCGGCCTTG
Proteins encoded in this window:
- a CDS encoding ABC transporter substrate-binding protein, whose amino-acid sequence is MRTRWTMGRSLQALLRGRRGLALVATLLILALALAGCGGAGSAPGGSGGSPAGSSGQAPAGEAGAAAHTAYPYTFTDDAGRQVTLEARPERIISLAPSNTEILFAIGAGDRVVGVDSFSDFPAEVKDLPKLGGLTDTNYEQIVALKPDLALTIGGTEDQVKKLEELGIPVAVIQPKTVDEVLDRIQRIGELVDAQDGAARVVEDMRARIDAVRQRVAGIPAEQRVRVFYEVWNDPLMTVGPGGFIHDVIVTAGGINVAEGTGQAWPQISLEEVVRQDPQVIVVPASLETSYKELKEKRRQGWEGITAVKEGRIYVIDDNLISRPGPRLVEGLEQLARWFYPDRFQ
- a CDS encoding ABC transporter ATP-binding protein, producing the protein MRWRAAPSGGRREGGGSVGFALEVRGVRVGYAADPVLDGVTLEVHRGEWLAVAGPNGSGKTTLLRALTGFLEPWGGAVYLEGTALSAWRPSQRARRMAVAGVEPGPVTGLTVAEYVALGRTPHLQGMWSWEGPRDREVVARALAWVGLDPLADRPLETLSAGQRQKAVLARALAQEPVVLLLDEPTSHLDLRHQVEIMDLLDGLRRGLGLTLVAVLHDLNLAALYCQRLVLLQDGRVAAAGEPAQVIRADVLRRVYGCPVLVVPHPRLGVPQVALLPGVPPGPEAGSCRADEPAAAAGA
- a CDS encoding FecCD family ABC transporter permease, which produces MLLAAALGLAIVLATGLGAVAVPPAEVVRVLIRGAAGLVTGAGDGEASPAARILLDIRLPRVLLAGLVGASLAAAGSAFQTLFRNPMADPYVLGVSSGGALGAAVAYLVLAIAPGLTGGGGAAAGSATGASAAAGAAGAAAGTAGAGELAAWAVAGARVLAGILGYGLVPAFAFAGALGAVVAVGRLARVGGRLAVGTLLLAGVAVASLLGAVVSLLVYLSGERLRPIVFWLLGGLSGAGWRDVGVVALAAGVGLSVLAAQARALNALWLGEEAAHHLGIDVEAVKRRLLVAGSLLAATAVSVSGIIGFVGLIVPHAVRMLVGADHRRLLPGAVLAGATVMIACDTVARVVLAPAELPVGVITALAGAPWFLWLLRRNAGGHDPWTG